The following coding sequences lie in one Arachis ipaensis cultivar K30076 chromosome B03, Araip1.1, whole genome shotgun sequence genomic window:
- the LOC107629938 gene encoding BTB/POZ domain-containing protein At3g22104 isoform X4, whose protein sequence is MLKFCYNNGSIDMNSSNLLQAHCAAEYMEMKDSVLGVPNLLEQTEKSLEEISYWRWSELLVALKQCQNLSTVLDYYSNSMMLEKCMDTIVGRMFLASEASPCPSTCSTDSSSGGVRFSCDSKSTESIKTSSFSSRPCWWFEDLVFLNPVLVEMLVRSMITRKLEHGLISRFLMYYQKARFSSTIDVSEKIKILEMVIDMHYDMEYYHNCSIPFKTLFGILRISLSLNISKSCRHKLEAMIGSNLDQATLDNLLVPSPYGISYLYDVKLVLKFLKAFLRRGGGVVAPIRMKKVASLIDLYIAEIAPDPSLRPSKFLALATAIPDSARDSYDELYHAMDMYLEVHGQLSEEEKVKICCGLNYDKLSPQACIHLSQNTKFPSKSAVQALISQQSKLKNLIQSTPATSPLLNGSSPPFCFTNVNAQKGNKDKSNDQVVLYSSTGDFDASSDNERLKAHLQGMQWRVMELEKICKKMQTQMAKITKSKVPPNSYARSLPKLCS, encoded by the exons ATGCtaaaattttgttacaacaaTGGAAGCATTGACATGAACTCTTCCAATTTGTTACAAGCACATTGTGCTGCTGAGTACATGGAAATGAAGGATTCTGTTCTTGGTGTTCCTAATTTGTTGGAACAAACAGAGAAGTCACTTGAAGAAATAAGCTATTGGAGATGGTCTGAACTTTTGGTTGCTTTGAAACAGTGCCAGAATCTATCAACTGTGTTGGATTACTATTCTAATTCAATGATGCTGGAGAAGTGTATGGACACCATTGTTGGGAGAATGTTTCTTGCTAGTGAAGCAAGCCCATGCCCTTCAACTTGCTCAACTGATAGTTCTTCCGGTGGGGTCCGGTTTTCGTGTGATTCGAAGAGTACTGAGAGTATCAAGACGAGTAGCTTCAGTTCGCGTCCGTGTTGGTGGTTTGAGGATCTTGTTTTCTTGAATCCGGTTTTGGTTGAAATGTTGGTGAGGTCAATGATCACAAgaaaattggaacatggtttgaTTAGTAGGTTTCTAATGTATTATCAAAAAGCAAGATTTTCAAGTACTATTGATGTGAGTGAGAAGATTAAGATCTTGGAAATGGTCATAGATATGCATTATGATATGGAGTACTACCATAATTGTTCAATCCCTTTTAAGACCTTGTTTGGGATTCTAAGAATTAGTTTGAGTTTGAACATAAGCAAAAGTTGTAGGCACAAGTTGGAGGCCATGATTGGTTCCAATTTGGATCAAGCAACTTTGGACAATTTGCTTGTTCCATCACCATATGGAATAAGTTACTTGTATGATGTGAAACTTGTTCTCAAGTTTCTAAAGGCGTTCTTGCGACGCGGCGGCGGCGTTGTTGCTCCCATTAGGATGAAGAAAGTTGCAAGCTTGATAGATTTGTACATAGCAGAGATAGCACCTGATCCTTCTTTAAGGCCTTCTAAGTTCTTGGCTCTTGCCACTGCAATTCCAGATTCTGCAAGAGATTCTTATGATGAGCTCTACCATGCCATGGACATGTACCTTGAG GTTCATGGTCAATTGTCAGAAGAAGAAAAGGTGAAGATATGTTGTGGATTAAACTATGATAAGCTTTCACCTCAAGCTTGCATACACCTTTCTCAGAACACAAAATTCCCATCAAAATCAGCAGTTCAGGCTCTCATATCACAACAATCAAAGCTCAAAAACTTGATCCAATCTACTCCAGCTACATCACCATTACTCAATGGCTCATCACCACCTTTCTGCTTTACAAATGTTAATGCACAAAAGGGAAACAAAGACAAAAGCAATGACCAAGTTGTGTTGTATTCTTCTACTGGAGACTTTGATGCTTCATCTGATAACGAGAGACTCAAAGCACATTTGCAAGGAATGCAATGGAGGGTTATGGAATTAGAGAAAATCTGTAAGAAAATGCAAACTCAGATGGCAAAGATCACAAAATCAAAAGTACCACCCAATAGTTATGCAAGATCTTTGCCTAAGCTCTGTTCAtga
- the LOC107629938 gene encoding BTB/POZ domain-containing protein At3g22104 isoform X3: MAIIAQYSSKLARLFGKSSGPSGKLKVIFHDFPGGAEGFELMLKFCYNNGSIDMNSSNLLQAHCAAEYMEMKDSVLGVPNLLEQTEKSLEEISYWRWSELLVALKQCQNLSTVLDYYSNSMMLEKCMDTIVGRMFLASEASPCPSTCSTDSSSGGVRFSCDSKSTESIKTSSFSSRPCWWFEDLVFLNPVLVEMLVRSMITRKLEHGLISRFLMYYQKARFSSTIDVSEKIKILEMVIDMHYDMEYYHNCSIPFKTLFGILRISLSLNISKSCRHKLEAMIGSNLDQATLDNLLVPSPYGISYLYDVKLVLKFLKAFLRRGGGVVAPIRMKKVASLIDLYIAEIAPDPSLRPSKFLALATAIPDSARDSYDELYHAMDMYLEVHGQLSEEEKVKICCGLNYDKLSPQACIHLSQNTKFPSKSAVQALISQQSKLKNLIQSTPATSPLLNGSSPPFCFTNVNAQKGNKDKSNDQVVLYSSTGDFDASSDNERLKAHLQGMQWRVMELEKICKKMQTQMAKITKSKVPPNSYARSLPKLCS; this comes from the exons ATG gcTATTATTGCTCAATACTCAAGCAAGTTAGCTAGATTATTTGGAAAATCTAGTGGTCCCAGTGGGAAACTCAAAGTAATATTCCATGATTTTCCGGGGGGTGCTGAGGGTTTTGAGCTTATGCtaaaattttgttacaacaaTGGAAGCATTGACATGAACTCTTCCAATTTGTTACAAGCACATTGTGCTGCTGAGTACATGGAAATGAAGGATTCTGTTCTTGGTGTTCCTAATTTGTTGGAACAAACAGAGAAGTCACTTGAAGAAATAAGCTATTGGAGATGGTCTGAACTTTTGGTTGCTTTGAAACAGTGCCAGAATCTATCAACTGTGTTGGATTACTATTCTAATTCAATGATGCTGGAGAAGTGTATGGACACCATTGTTGGGAGAATGTTTCTTGCTAGTGAAGCAAGCCCATGCCCTTCAACTTGCTCAACTGATAGTTCTTCCGGTGGGGTCCGGTTTTCGTGTGATTCGAAGAGTACTGAGAGTATCAAGACGAGTAGCTTCAGTTCGCGTCCGTGTTGGTGGTTTGAGGATCTTGTTTTCTTGAATCCGGTTTTGGTTGAAATGTTGGTGAGGTCAATGATCACAAgaaaattggaacatggtttgaTTAGTAGGTTTCTAATGTATTATCAAAAAGCAAGATTTTCAAGTACTATTGATGTGAGTGAGAAGATTAAGATCTTGGAAATGGTCATAGATATGCATTATGATATGGAGTACTACCATAATTGTTCAATCCCTTTTAAGACCTTGTTTGGGATTCTAAGAATTAGTTTGAGTTTGAACATAAGCAAAAGTTGTAGGCACAAGTTGGAGGCCATGATTGGTTCCAATTTGGATCAAGCAACTTTGGACAATTTGCTTGTTCCATCACCATATGGAATAAGTTACTTGTATGATGTGAAACTTGTTCTCAAGTTTCTAAAGGCGTTCTTGCGACGCGGCGGCGGCGTTGTTGCTCCCATTAGGATGAAGAAAGTTGCAAGCTTGATAGATTTGTACATAGCAGAGATAGCACCTGATCCTTCTTTAAGGCCTTCTAAGTTCTTGGCTCTTGCCACTGCAATTCCAGATTCTGCAAGAGATTCTTATGATGAGCTCTACCATGCCATGGACATGTACCTTGAG GTTCATGGTCAATTGTCAGAAGAAGAAAAGGTGAAGATATGTTGTGGATTAAACTATGATAAGCTTTCACCTCAAGCTTGCATACACCTTTCTCAGAACACAAAATTCCCATCAAAATCAGCAGTTCAGGCTCTCATATCACAACAATCAAAGCTCAAAAACTTGATCCAATCTACTCCAGCTACATCACCATTACTCAATGGCTCATCACCACCTTTCTGCTTTACAAATGTTAATGCACAAAAGGGAAACAAAGACAAAAGCAATGACCAAGTTGTGTTGTATTCTTCTACTGGAGACTTTGATGCTTCATCTGATAACGAGAGACTCAAAGCACATTTGCAAGGAATGCAATGGAGGGTTATGGAATTAGAGAAAATCTGTAAGAAAATGCAAACTCAGATGGCAAAGATCACAAAATCAAAAGTACCACCCAATAGTTATGCAAGATCTTTGCCTAAGCTCTGTTCAtga
- the LOC107629938 gene encoding BTB/POZ domain-containing protein At3g22104 isoform X1, with the protein MESCYCNLEVEVNGEETFMVDKAIIAQYSSKLARLFGKSSGPSGKLKVIFHDFPGGAEGFELMLKFCYNNGSIDMNSSNLLQAHCAAEYMEMKDSVLGVPNLLEQTEKSLEEISYWRWSELLVALKQCQNLSTVLDYYSNSMMLEKCMDTIVGRMFLASEASPCPSTCSTDSSSGGVRFSCDSKSTESIKTSSFSSRPCWWFEDLVFLNPVLVEMLVRSMITRKLEHGLISRFLMYYQKARFSSTIDVSEKIKILEMVIDMHYDMEYYHNCSIPFKTLFGILRISLSLNISKSCRHKLEAMIGSNLDQATLDNLLVPSPYGISYLYDVKLVLKFLKAFLRRGGGVVAPIRMKKVASLIDLYIAEIAPDPSLRPSKFLALATAIPDSARDSYDELYHAMDMYLEVHGQLSEEEKVKICCGLNYDKLSPQACIHLSQNTKFPSKSAVQALISQQSKLKNLIQSTPATSPLLNGSSPPFCFTNVNAQKGNKDKSNDQVVLYSSTGDFDASSDNERLKAHLQGMQWRVMELEKICKKMQTQMAKITKSKVPPNSYARSLPKLCS; encoded by the exons ATGGAATCTTGTTACTGCAATCTTGAAGTTGAGGTAAATGGAGAAGAGACCTTCATGGTTGACAag gcTATTATTGCTCAATACTCAAGCAAGTTAGCTAGATTATTTGGAAAATCTAGTGGTCCCAGTGGGAAACTCAAAGTAATATTCCATGATTTTCCGGGGGGTGCTGAGGGTTTTGAGCTTATGCtaaaattttgttacaacaaTGGAAGCATTGACATGAACTCTTCCAATTTGTTACAAGCACATTGTGCTGCTGAGTACATGGAAATGAAGGATTCTGTTCTTGGTGTTCCTAATTTGTTGGAACAAACAGAGAAGTCACTTGAAGAAATAAGCTATTGGAGATGGTCTGAACTTTTGGTTGCTTTGAAACAGTGCCAGAATCTATCAACTGTGTTGGATTACTATTCTAATTCAATGATGCTGGAGAAGTGTATGGACACCATTGTTGGGAGAATGTTTCTTGCTAGTGAAGCAAGCCCATGCCCTTCAACTTGCTCAACTGATAGTTCTTCCGGTGGGGTCCGGTTTTCGTGTGATTCGAAGAGTACTGAGAGTATCAAGACGAGTAGCTTCAGTTCGCGTCCGTGTTGGTGGTTTGAGGATCTTGTTTTCTTGAATCCGGTTTTGGTTGAAATGTTGGTGAGGTCAATGATCACAAgaaaattggaacatggtttgaTTAGTAGGTTTCTAATGTATTATCAAAAAGCAAGATTTTCAAGTACTATTGATGTGAGTGAGAAGATTAAGATCTTGGAAATGGTCATAGATATGCATTATGATATGGAGTACTACCATAATTGTTCAATCCCTTTTAAGACCTTGTTTGGGATTCTAAGAATTAGTTTGAGTTTGAACATAAGCAAAAGTTGTAGGCACAAGTTGGAGGCCATGATTGGTTCCAATTTGGATCAAGCAACTTTGGACAATTTGCTTGTTCCATCACCATATGGAATAAGTTACTTGTATGATGTGAAACTTGTTCTCAAGTTTCTAAAGGCGTTCTTGCGACGCGGCGGCGGCGTTGTTGCTCCCATTAGGATGAAGAAAGTTGCAAGCTTGATAGATTTGTACATAGCAGAGATAGCACCTGATCCTTCTTTAAGGCCTTCTAAGTTCTTGGCTCTTGCCACTGCAATTCCAGATTCTGCAAGAGATTCTTATGATGAGCTCTACCATGCCATGGACATGTACCTTGAG GTTCATGGTCAATTGTCAGAAGAAGAAAAGGTGAAGATATGTTGTGGATTAAACTATGATAAGCTTTCACCTCAAGCTTGCATACACCTTTCTCAGAACACAAAATTCCCATCAAAATCAGCAGTTCAGGCTCTCATATCACAACAATCAAAGCTCAAAAACTTGATCCAATCTACTCCAGCTACATCACCATTACTCAATGGCTCATCACCACCTTTCTGCTTTACAAATGTTAATGCACAAAAGGGAAACAAAGACAAAAGCAATGACCAAGTTGTGTTGTATTCTTCTACTGGAGACTTTGATGCTTCATCTGATAACGAGAGACTCAAAGCACATTTGCAAGGAATGCAATGGAGGGTTATGGAATTAGAGAAAATCTGTAAGAAAATGCAAACTCAGATGGCAAAGATCACAAAATCAAAAGTACCACCCAATAGTTATGCAAGATCTTTGCCTAAGCTCTGTTCAtga
- the LOC107629938 gene encoding BTB/POZ domain-containing protein At3g22104 isoform X2, translating to MGLPRKDAGSSPLHSNIMAIIAQYSSKLARLFGKSSGPSGKLKVIFHDFPGGAEGFELMLKFCYNNGSIDMNSSNLLQAHCAAEYMEMKDSVLGVPNLLEQTEKSLEEISYWRWSELLVALKQCQNLSTVLDYYSNSMMLEKCMDTIVGRMFLASEASPCPSTCSTDSSSGGVRFSCDSKSTESIKTSSFSSRPCWWFEDLVFLNPVLVEMLVRSMITRKLEHGLISRFLMYYQKARFSSTIDVSEKIKILEMVIDMHYDMEYYHNCSIPFKTLFGILRISLSLNISKSCRHKLEAMIGSNLDQATLDNLLVPSPYGISYLYDVKLVLKFLKAFLRRGGGVVAPIRMKKVASLIDLYIAEIAPDPSLRPSKFLALATAIPDSARDSYDELYHAMDMYLEVHGQLSEEEKVKICCGLNYDKLSPQACIHLSQNTKFPSKSAVQALISQQSKLKNLIQSTPATSPLLNGSSPPFCFTNVNAQKGNKDKSNDQVVLYSSTGDFDASSDNERLKAHLQGMQWRVMELEKICKKMQTQMAKITKSKVPPNSYARSLPKLCS from the exons ATGGGGTTACCTAGGAAGGATGCTGGTTCATCACCATTACACTCTAACATTATG gcTATTATTGCTCAATACTCAAGCAAGTTAGCTAGATTATTTGGAAAATCTAGTGGTCCCAGTGGGAAACTCAAAGTAATATTCCATGATTTTCCGGGGGGTGCTGAGGGTTTTGAGCTTATGCtaaaattttgttacaacaaTGGAAGCATTGACATGAACTCTTCCAATTTGTTACAAGCACATTGTGCTGCTGAGTACATGGAAATGAAGGATTCTGTTCTTGGTGTTCCTAATTTGTTGGAACAAACAGAGAAGTCACTTGAAGAAATAAGCTATTGGAGATGGTCTGAACTTTTGGTTGCTTTGAAACAGTGCCAGAATCTATCAACTGTGTTGGATTACTATTCTAATTCAATGATGCTGGAGAAGTGTATGGACACCATTGTTGGGAGAATGTTTCTTGCTAGTGAAGCAAGCCCATGCCCTTCAACTTGCTCAACTGATAGTTCTTCCGGTGGGGTCCGGTTTTCGTGTGATTCGAAGAGTACTGAGAGTATCAAGACGAGTAGCTTCAGTTCGCGTCCGTGTTGGTGGTTTGAGGATCTTGTTTTCTTGAATCCGGTTTTGGTTGAAATGTTGGTGAGGTCAATGATCACAAgaaaattggaacatggtttgaTTAGTAGGTTTCTAATGTATTATCAAAAAGCAAGATTTTCAAGTACTATTGATGTGAGTGAGAAGATTAAGATCTTGGAAATGGTCATAGATATGCATTATGATATGGAGTACTACCATAATTGTTCAATCCCTTTTAAGACCTTGTTTGGGATTCTAAGAATTAGTTTGAGTTTGAACATAAGCAAAAGTTGTAGGCACAAGTTGGAGGCCATGATTGGTTCCAATTTGGATCAAGCAACTTTGGACAATTTGCTTGTTCCATCACCATATGGAATAAGTTACTTGTATGATGTGAAACTTGTTCTCAAGTTTCTAAAGGCGTTCTTGCGACGCGGCGGCGGCGTTGTTGCTCCCATTAGGATGAAGAAAGTTGCAAGCTTGATAGATTTGTACATAGCAGAGATAGCACCTGATCCTTCTTTAAGGCCTTCTAAGTTCTTGGCTCTTGCCACTGCAATTCCAGATTCTGCAAGAGATTCTTATGATGAGCTCTACCATGCCATGGACATGTACCTTGAG GTTCATGGTCAATTGTCAGAAGAAGAAAAGGTGAAGATATGTTGTGGATTAAACTATGATAAGCTTTCACCTCAAGCTTGCATACACCTTTCTCAGAACACAAAATTCCCATCAAAATCAGCAGTTCAGGCTCTCATATCACAACAATCAAAGCTCAAAAACTTGATCCAATCTACTCCAGCTACATCACCATTACTCAATGGCTCATCACCACCTTTCTGCTTTACAAATGTTAATGCACAAAAGGGAAACAAAGACAAAAGCAATGACCAAGTTGTGTTGTATTCTTCTACTGGAGACTTTGATGCTTCATCTGATAACGAGAGACTCAAAGCACATTTGCAAGGAATGCAATGGAGGGTTATGGAATTAGAGAAAATCTGTAAGAAAATGCAAACTCAGATGGCAAAGATCACAAAATCAAAAGTACCACCCAATAGTTATGCAAGATCTTTGCCTAAGCTCTGTTCAtga